A window of Haliscomenobacter hydrossis DSM 1100 contains these coding sequences:
- a CDS encoding tetratricopeptide repeat protein, translating to MEFKNTLAISYQFLGNTHSNLGNLQQALAFFEQFNELEKELYADFPQNVVFKNGLAVSYERLGQTHRDLGNLPQALTFFEDETKLFEELYADYPQNVSFKNSLALSYQWLGWFHEEKLQNQEKAQECYRASQALLIELVESFPAYVEFKKNLEWVNERLGSGAA from the coding sequence GTGGAATTCAAAAACACCTTGGCTATTTCGTATCAATTCCTTGGAAACACCCACAGCAACCTAGGCAATTTGCAACAGGCTTTGGCTTTTTTTGAACAATTCAACGAACTGGAAAAAGAACTGTATGCGGACTTTCCGCAAAATGTGGTATTCAAAAACGGTTTAGCCGTTTCGTATGAAAGACTAGGGCAAACCCACAGGGACCTAGGCAATTTGCCACAGGCTTTGACTTTTTTTGAAGATGAAACAAAACTATTTGAAGAACTATATGCGGACTATCCGCAAAATGTGTCCTTCAAAAACAGTTTGGCTTTATCCTACCAATGGCTGGGCTGGTTTCATGAGGAAAAACTCCAGAACCAGGAAAAAGCGCAGGAGTGTTATCGGGCTTCGCAGGCACTACTAATAGAATTGGTGGAAAGTTTTCCAGCATATGTAGAGTTTAAAAAGAATTTGGAGTGGGTGAATGAGAGGCTGGGGAGTGGAGCGGCATAA